The following proteins come from a genomic window of Denitromonas sp.:
- a CDS encoding oxepin-CoA hydrolase, alternative type — MTSQDIDAPGEARLLVERHGDVLQLTLSNPPLRNALHPSLYATGLEALEQAASDATLGAIVLTGAGAHFCAGGNVNRLAANRHRPQDIQRDGIDRFHRWVQALRRCRLPIIAAVEGSAAGAGFSLALACDLIVAAEGARFSMAYVRIGLSPDGGGSAFLGRLLPRQLAAELLLTGAPIDAHRLQALGVVNRVVTDGTALAEALSLGHTLARGPRRVQADIKALLDSAPTTALDDQLALEREHFIDNLFGADAGEGVEAFRQRRAPQFNRSPL; from the coding sequence ATGACATCCCAGGATATCGACGCCCCGGGCGAAGCCCGCCTGCTGGTCGAACGCCATGGCGACGTGCTGCAGCTGACGCTCAGCAACCCGCCGCTGCGCAACGCGCTACACCCCAGTCTCTACGCCACCGGCCTCGAGGCGTTGGAGCAGGCGGCCAGCGATGCCACGCTCGGCGCCATCGTGCTGACTGGCGCCGGCGCGCATTTCTGCGCCGGCGGCAACGTCAACCGCCTGGCCGCCAACCGCCACCGCCCGCAGGACATCCAGCGCGACGGCATCGACCGCTTCCACCGCTGGGTGCAGGCGCTGCGCCGCTGCCGGCTGCCGATCATTGCCGCAGTCGAAGGCAGCGCCGCCGGCGCCGGCTTCTCGCTGGCGCTGGCCTGCGACCTGATCGTCGCCGCCGAGGGCGCCCGCTTCAGCATGGCCTATGTACGCATCGGCCTGAGCCCCGACGGCGGCGGCTCGGCCTTTCTCGGCCGCCTGCTGCCGCGCCAGCTGGCCGCCGAGCTGCTGCTCACCGGCGCGCCCATCGACGCCCATCGCCTGCAGGCACTCGGCGTGGTGAATCGGGTGGTGACCGACGGCACGGCGCTGGCCGAGGCGCTCTCGCTCGGCCACACGCTGGCGCGCGGCCCGCGTCGCGTCCAGGCGGATATCAAGGCCCTGCTCGACAGCGCCCCCACCACCGCGCTCGACGATCAGCTGGCGCTCGAACGCGAGCACTTCATCGACAACCTGTTCGGCGCCGATGCCGGCGAAGGCGTCGAGGCCTTCCGCCAGCGCCGCGCCCCCCAATTCAAC
- a CDS encoding CaiB/BaiF CoA-transferase family protein, which yields MADGALSHLRVLDLSRVLAGPWAGQTLADLGAEVIKIERPGSGDDTRGWGPPYLKDGDGHDTREAAYYLAANRGKQSVAIDITTEEGQALVRELAAGSDILIENYKVGALKRYGLGYEELRVINPRLIYCSITGFGQDGPLAPLPGYDFIIQAMGGLMSITGERDDLPGGGPQKLGIAFADLMTGMYATVAILAALAHRERSGSGQYIDMALLDVQVASMANMNMNYLTSGHVPTRHGNAHANIVPYQVFPAADAPFVIAAGNDGQFARLCAVVERPELAADPRFATNTGRVRNRDTLVPLLEALFRQRPAQHWIDALGAAGVPSGPINDIAQALDHPQVRHRGLRIDLPHPQAGSVPLVASPIKFSATPVQYRRPPPLLGEHTREILAGRLKRSESDIAALHQKGIIG from the coding sequence ATGGCCGACGGCGCCCTCTCCCACCTGCGCGTGCTCGACCTGTCGCGCGTGCTCGCCGGCCCCTGGGCCGGACAGACGCTCGCCGACCTTGGCGCGGAGGTGATCAAGATCGAACGCCCCGGCAGCGGCGACGACACGCGCGGCTGGGGCCCGCCCTACCTCAAGGACGGCGACGGCCACGACACCCGCGAGGCGGCCTACTACCTGGCCGCCAACCGCGGCAAGCAGTCGGTGGCCATCGACATCACCACCGAAGAGGGCCAGGCGCTGGTGCGCGAGCTGGCCGCCGGCAGCGACATCCTGATCGAGAACTACAAGGTCGGCGCGCTCAAGCGCTACGGCCTGGGCTACGAAGAATTGCGGGTGATCAACCCGCGCCTCATCTACTGCTCGATCACCGGTTTCGGCCAGGACGGGCCGCTCGCCCCGCTGCCCGGCTACGACTTCATCATCCAGGCCATGGGCGGGCTGATGAGCATCACCGGCGAGCGCGACGACCTGCCCGGCGGCGGGCCGCAGAAGCTCGGCATCGCCTTCGCCGACCTGATGACCGGCATGTACGCCACGGTGGCCATCCTCGCCGCACTGGCCCACCGCGAGCGCAGCGGCAGCGGCCAGTACATCGACATGGCGCTGCTCGACGTGCAGGTGGCGAGCATGGCCAACATGAACATGAACTACCTCACCTCCGGCCATGTGCCGACGCGCCACGGCAACGCGCACGCCAACATCGTGCCCTACCAGGTGTTCCCCGCCGCGGATGCGCCCTTCGTCATCGCCGCCGGCAACGACGGCCAGTTCGCCCGGCTGTGCGCCGTCGTCGAGCGCCCCGAGCTGGCCGCCGATCCGCGCTTTGCCACCAACACCGGTCGCGTGCGCAACCGCGACACGCTGGTGCCGCTGCTCGAAGCGCTGTTCCGCCAGCGCCCGGCGCAGCACTGGATCGACGCGCTCGGCGCCGCCGGCGTGCCCAGCGGCCCGATCAACGACATCGCCCAGGCGCTCGACCATCCGCAGGTGCGCCATCGCGGCCTGCGCATCGACCTGCCGCATCCGCAGGCCGGCAGCGTGCCGCTGGTGGCCAGCCCGATCAAGTTCTCGGCCACGCCGGTGCAGTACCGCCGGCCGCCCCCGCTGCTCGGCGAGCACACGCGCGAGATCCTCGCCGGCCGCCTCAAGCGCAGTGAATCCGACATCGCGGCACTTCACCAAAAAGGCATCATCGGATGA
- a CDS encoding 3-oxoadipyl-CoA thiolase, translated as MLDAYIYDGLRSPFGRHAGLLAPVRPDDLVAIVMAELVGRSPFRPEQIEDVILGCTSQAGEDSRNVARNALLAAGLPASVPGQTVNRLCASGLAAVLDSARAIRCGEGELYLAGGVESMSRAPFVVAKAESAYSRDFTVYDTTIGARFPNPKVVAQYGGHSMPETGDNVAAEFGISRAQADRFAAASQAKYAAAKADGFFAGEILPISVPTGRKTPPQLVADDEHPRPASTEDALARLKPLFDGGVVTAGNASGLNDGAAALLIGNAAVGERAGAKPMARILAGAAAGVEPRIMGVGPAYAIPKALERAGLTLADMDIIEINEAFASQVLGCLKLMDIAFDDARVNPNGGAIAVGHPLGASGARLALSVARELERRGGRYAAISLCIGVGQGLAIIIERV; from the coding sequence ATGCTCGACGCCTACATCTACGACGGTCTGCGCTCCCCCTTCGGCCGCCACGCCGGCCTGCTCGCCCCGGTGCGCCCCGACGACCTCGTCGCCATCGTGATGGCCGAACTGGTCGGCCGCTCACCCTTCCGCCCCGAGCAGATCGAGGACGTGATCCTCGGCTGCACCTCGCAGGCCGGGGAGGACAGCCGCAACGTGGCGCGCAACGCCCTGCTCGCCGCCGGCCTGCCGGCCAGCGTGCCGGGGCAGACGGTCAACCGCCTGTGCGCCAGCGGCCTGGCCGCGGTGCTCGACAGCGCCCGCGCGATCCGCTGCGGCGAAGGCGAGCTGTACCTGGCCGGCGGCGTCGAGAGCATGAGCCGCGCGCCCTTCGTGGTCGCCAAGGCCGAATCGGCCTACAGCCGCGACTTCACGGTGTACGACACCACCATCGGCGCGCGCTTCCCCAACCCCAAAGTGGTGGCGCAATACGGCGGCCACTCGATGCCCGAGACCGGCGACAACGTGGCCGCCGAGTTCGGCATCAGCCGCGCGCAGGCCGACCGCTTCGCCGCCGCCTCGCAGGCCAAGTACGCCGCCGCCAAGGCCGACGGCTTCTTCGCCGGCGAGATCCTGCCGATCAGCGTGCCGACCGGGCGCAAGACCCCGCCGCAACTCGTCGCAGACGACGAACACCCCCGCCCCGCCAGCACCGAGGACGCGCTGGCCCGGCTCAAGCCGCTGTTCGACGGTGGCGTGGTCACCGCCGGCAACGCCTCCGGCCTCAACGACGGCGCGGCCGCCTTGCTGATCGGCAATGCCGCCGTCGGCGAGCGCGCCGGCGCCAAGCCGATGGCGCGCATCCTCGCTGGCGCCGCGGCCGGCGTCGAGCCGCGCATCATGGGCGTCGGCCCGGCCTACGCGATTCCCAAGGCGCTCGAACGCGCCGGCCTGACGCTGGCCGACATGGACATCATCGAGATCAATGAGGCCTTTGCCTCGCAGGTGCTCGGCTGCCTCAAGCTGATGGACATCGCCTTCGACGACGCACGGGTCAATCCCAACGGCGGCGCCATCGCGGTGGGCCACCCGCTCGGCGCCTCGGGCGCGCGCCTGGCGCTCAGCGTGGCGCGCGAGCTGGAGCGCCGCGGCGGCCGCTATGCGGCGATCAGCCTGTGCATCGGCGTCGGCCAGGGGCTGGCGATCATCATCGAGCGCGTGTAA
- a CDS encoding 3-hydroxyacyl-CoA dehydrogenase, protein MLDTTRNDLVLGIVGTGLMGRGIAQIAAQGGIRVLLHDARAEAAAEAREAIGQTLAKLADKGKLTAEAAAAASARLAVADTLDALAGCDLVVEAIVERLDAKRALFAQLEDIVGAHCLLATNTSSLSVTAIAAGCRRPGRVGGFHFFSPVPLMKLVEVIDGALTEPWVGEALTALARRMGHTPVRAQDTPGFIVNHAGRAFGTEALRILGEGIAGVADIDRILREAAGFRMGPFELLDLTGLDVSHPVMESIYDQYYQEPRYRPSPITRQRLAAGLLGHKSGRGFYTYTDGKAEQPDEAAAPPKGDTPVWLSRRNAPAAERVAALLATLGAPLETGERPSAEALCLVLPLGEDATTAALAEGLDPARTLALDPLTLARRRTLMRTPLTTRAMAEAARGLLAADGTPVTLINDSAGFVAQRVLASIVNIGCDIAQQRVARPEDIDRAVTLGLGYPQGPLALGDTLGAATVLDILDAMHAFYRDPRYRPSPWLVRRARLGVSLLTPDN, encoded by the coding sequence ATGCTCGACACCACCCGCAACGATCTCGTCCTGGGCATCGTCGGCACCGGCCTGATGGGCCGCGGTATTGCCCAGATCGCCGCCCAGGGCGGCATCCGCGTGCTGCTGCACGACGCCCGCGCCGAGGCCGCCGCCGAGGCGCGCGAGGCCATCGGCCAAACACTGGCCAAGCTGGCCGACAAGGGCAAGCTCACCGCCGAGGCCGCCGCCGCAGCCAGCGCACGCCTGGCCGTCGCCGACACGCTCGACGCGCTGGCCGGCTGCGATCTCGTGGTCGAGGCCATCGTCGAACGGCTCGACGCCAAGCGCGCGCTGTTCGCCCAGCTCGAAGACATCGTCGGCGCGCACTGCCTGCTGGCCACCAACACTTCCTCGCTGTCGGTCACCGCCATCGCCGCCGGCTGCCGGCGGCCCGGCCGCGTCGGCGGCTTCCACTTCTTCAGCCCGGTGCCGCTGATGAAGCTGGTCGAGGTCATCGACGGCGCGCTCACCGAGCCCTGGGTCGGCGAGGCGCTGACCGCGCTGGCCCGGCGCATGGGCCACACCCCGGTGCGCGCTCAGGACACCCCGGGCTTCATCGTGAACCATGCCGGGCGCGCCTTCGGCACCGAGGCGCTGCGCATCCTCGGCGAAGGCATTGCCGGCGTGGCCGACATCGACCGCATCCTGCGCGAGGCCGCCGGCTTTCGCATGGGGCCGTTCGAACTGCTCGACCTCACCGGGCTGGACGTCTCGCATCCGGTGATGGAGTCGATCTACGACCAGTACTACCAGGAGCCGCGCTACCGCCCCTCGCCGATCACCCGCCAGCGCCTGGCCGCCGGTCTGCTCGGGCACAAGAGCGGGCGCGGTTTCTACACCTACACCGATGGCAAGGCCGAGCAACCGGACGAAGCGGCAGCCCCGCCGAAGGGCGACACGCCGGTGTGGCTGAGCCGGCGCAACGCCCCGGCGGCCGAGCGCGTCGCCGCGCTGCTGGCAACGCTCGGCGCCCCGCTGGAGACCGGCGAGCGCCCAAGCGCCGAGGCCCTGTGCCTGGTGCTGCCGCTGGGCGAAGACGCCACCACCGCCGCGCTGGCCGAAGGCCTCGACCCGGCGCGCACGCTGGCGCTCGACCCGCTCACGCTGGCGCGCCGCCGCACGCTGATGCGCACGCCGCTGACCACCCGTGCCATGGCGGAGGCCGCGCGCGGCCTGCTCGCCGCCGACGGCACGCCGGTCACGCTGATCAACGACAGCGCCGGCTTCGTCGCCCAGCGCGTGCTGGCCAGCATCGTCAACATCGGCTGCGACATCGCCCAGCAACGCGTGGCCAGGCCCGAGGACATCGACCGCGCGGTGACGCTCGGCCTCGGCTATCCGCAAGGCCCGCTGGCGCTGGGCGACACGCTCGGCGCCGCCACCGTGCTCGACATCCTCGACGCCATGCACGCCTTCTACCGCGACCCGCGCTATCGCCCCAGCCCCTGGCTGGTGCGCCGCGCCCGCCTCGGCGTGTCGCTGCTGACCCCCGACAACTGA
- a CDS encoding enoyl-CoA hydratase produces MSDELLTDRPCPGVARLRLNRPEARNALNPSLRQQLAEQFTALGNDAEVRCIVLAGSERIFAAGADLRDLAERSAVDMMLRNTHRLWQAIADCPVPVIAAVNGLALGGGCELAMHADIIVAGEGAAFGQPEVRVGVMPGAGGTQRLTRAVGKFQAMKMVLTGQPVSAREALSMGLASEVVADDQVQERALALAAEIAALPPLAVRQIKEVVLAGQDASLDSALALERKAFQLLFASDDQKEGMRAFLDKRPATYHGR; encoded by the coding sequence ATGAGCGACGAACTCCTGACCGACCGCCCCTGCCCGGGCGTGGCCCGCCTGCGGCTCAACCGCCCCGAGGCCCGCAACGCGCTGAACCCGTCACTGCGCCAGCAGCTCGCCGAGCAATTCACCGCGCTGGGCAACGACGCCGAGGTGCGCTGCATCGTGCTCGCCGGCTCCGAGCGCATCTTCGCCGCCGGCGCCGACCTGCGCGACCTGGCCGAGCGCAGCGCGGTCGACATGATGCTGCGCAACACCCACCGCCTGTGGCAGGCCATCGCCGACTGCCCGGTGCCGGTCATCGCCGCGGTCAACGGGCTGGCCCTGGGTGGCGGCTGCGAACTGGCCATGCACGCCGACATCATCGTCGCCGGCGAAGGCGCCGCCTTCGGCCAACCCGAGGTGCGCGTCGGCGTCATGCCCGGCGCCGGCGGCACCCAGCGCCTGACCCGCGCGGTGGGCAAGTTCCAGGCCATGAAGATGGTGCTCACCGGCCAGCCGGTGAGTGCACGCGAGGCGCTCTCCATGGGCCTGGCCAGCGAGGTGGTGGCCGACGACCAGGTGCAGGAACGCGCCCTGGCCCTGGCCGCCGAGATCGCCGCGCTGCCGCCGCTGGCCGTGCGCCAGATCAAGGAAGTCGTGCTGGCCGGCCAGGACGCCTCGCTCGACAGCGCGCTGGCGCTCGAACGCAAGGCCTTCCAGCTGCTGTTCGCCAGCGACGACCAGAAAGAAGGCATGCGTGCCTTCCTCGACAAACGCCCCGCCACCTACCACGGACGCTGA
- a CDS encoding IclR family transcriptional regulator translates to MDKEIRMFGDDEESKDRQFVNALARGLEILRCFRPGETYLTNAELASRTGIPKPTVSRLTHTLTRLGYLAYSDSQGQYRLASGVLALGYSMLANLDVRDIARPAMHELAEYSRASVSIGVRDRLSMVYVETCRSSARVTLQLTVGSRIPIATTSMGKALMCALPAHEFDFLMDHIRLADEENWPHIKLGIEQAQRDYAERGFCMALGEWHSDIHSVGVPLLGIEREKAMAFNCGGPSYVLSREKLESDLGPRLVQLVRKVETDMGRV, encoded by the coding sequence ATGGACAAGGAAATCCGGATGTTTGGCGACGACGAGGAGAGCAAGGACCGTCAGTTCGTCAATGCGCTGGCGCGGGGGCTGGAGATCCTGCGCTGCTTCCGTCCGGGCGAGACCTATCTGACCAACGCCGAGCTGGCCAGCCGCACCGGCATTCCCAAGCCGACGGTGTCGCGGCTGACCCACACGCTGACCCGGCTGGGCTACCTGGCCTACTCGGACAGCCAGGGCCAGTACCGCCTGGCCTCCGGCGTGCTGGCGCTGGGCTACTCGATGCTGGCGAATCTGGACGTGCGCGACATCGCCCGGCCGGCGATGCATGAGCTGGCCGAGTATTCGCGCGCTTCGGTGTCGATCGGCGTGCGCGACCGGCTGAGCATGGTGTACGTCGAGACCTGTCGCAGCAGCGCGCGCGTCACCCTGCAGCTGACGGTGGGCTCGCGCATCCCGATCGCCACCACGTCGATGGGCAAGGCGCTGATGTGCGCGCTGCCGGCGCACGAATTCGATTTCCTGATGGACCACATCCGCCTCGCCGACGAGGAGAACTGGCCGCACATCAAGCTGGGCATCGAACAGGCCCAGCGCGACTACGCCGAGCGCGGTTTCTGCATGGCGCTGGGCGAGTGGCACAGCGACATCCATTCGGTCGGCGTCCCGCTGCTCGGCATCGAGCGCGAGAAAGCCATGGCCTTCAATTGCGGCGGCCCCAGCTACGTGCTGTCGCGCGAAAAACTCGAGAGCGATCTCGGCCCGCGTCTGGTCCAGCTTGTGCGCAAGGTGGAGACGGACATGGGCCGGGTCTGA
- a CDS encoding acyl-CoA dehydrogenase family protein, protein MIRDPETLNLLLDSVSRFVRERLVPNEPLVAETDEIPADIVDEMRELGLFGLSIPEQYGGLALTMEEEVRVAFEIARTSPAFRSLIGTNNGIGSQGIVIDGTEAQKQHYLPRLAAGEIIGSFALTEPGSGSDAASLRTSAVRDGDHYVLNGTKRFITNAPEASIFTVMARTDPTKKGAGAISAFIVEAGTPGLSLGKIDKKMGQKGAHTCDVIFDNCRVPAANIIGGKEGVGFKTAMKVLDKGRLHIAAVCVGAAERMLDDALAYAMEREQFGKPIAEFQLIQAMLADSKAEIYAARSMVLDAARRRDAGEDISTEASCCKLFASEMCGRVADRSVQIHGGAGYISEYAAERFFRDVRLFRIYEGTTQIQQLVIARNMIKAAAA, encoded by the coding sequence ATGATCCGAGATCCCGAAACCCTGAACCTGCTGCTGGACAGCGTCTCCCGCTTCGTGCGCGAGCGCCTGGTGCCGAACGAGCCGCTGGTGGCCGAAACCGACGAGATCCCCGCCGACATCGTCGACGAGATGCGCGAACTGGGCCTGTTCGGGTTGTCGATCCCGGAGCAGTACGGCGGCCTCGCCCTGACCATGGAAGAAGAAGTGCGCGTGGCCTTCGAGATCGCCCGCACCTCGCCCGCCTTCCGTTCGCTGATCGGCACCAACAACGGCATCGGCTCGCAGGGCATCGTCATCGATGGCACCGAGGCGCAGAAGCAGCATTACCTGCCGCGCCTGGCGGCCGGCGAGATCATCGGCTCCTTCGCGCTGACCGAACCCGGCTCGGGCTCGGATGCCGCCTCGCTGCGCACCTCCGCCGTGCGCGACGGCGACCACTATGTGCTCAACGGCACCAAGCGCTTCATCACCAATGCGCCCGAGGCCAGCATCTTCACCGTCATGGCGCGCACCGACCCGACCAAGAAGGGCGCCGGCGCCATCTCCGCCTTCATCGTCGAGGCCGGCACGCCGGGCCTGTCGCTGGGCAAGATCGACAAAAAAATGGGGCAGAAGGGCGCCCATACCTGCGACGTGATTTTCGATAACTGCCGCGTGCCGGCGGCGAACATCATCGGCGGCAAGGAAGGCGTGGGCTTCAAGACCGCCATGAAGGTGCTCGACAAGGGGCGGCTGCACATTGCCGCGGTGTGTGTCGGCGCGGCCGAGCGCATGCTCGACGATGCCCTGGCCTACGCCATGGAGCGCGAGCAGTTCGGCAAGCCGATTGCCGAGTTCCAGCTGATCCAGGCGATGCTCGCCGACAGCAAGGCCGAGATCTACGCCGCGCGCTCGATGGTGCTCGATGCCGCGCGTCGCCGCGACGCCGGCGAGGACATTTCCACCGAGGCCTCGTGCTGCAAGCTCTTCGCCTCCGAAATGTGCGGCCGCGTGGCCGATCGCAGCGTGCAGATCCACGGCGGCGCCGGCTACATCTCGGAATACGCCGCCGAGCGCTTCTTCCGCGACGTGCGCCTGTTCCGCATCTACGAGGGCACCACGCAGATTCAGCAACTGGTGATCGCCCGCAACATGATCAAGGCGGCGGCCGCCTGA
- a CDS encoding class I adenylate-forming enzyme family protein has product MNALLASLPQRLSDIPARWAAQAPEAPAISQGGVAWSWRELARAVDDGVALLQGLAVRPGDRVMIVGENCAAQIALIFAAARLDAWSVNVNARLSPGEVDAIREHCGARRAIYTVAVSPDAAAHADRHGAERTAQPLLGELALGALNTACDPEPVAASGADQVAALVYTTGTTGHPKGVMLTHRNLLFIAAVSSRLRQLSPADRVYGVLPISHVYGLASVMLGTLYAGAALHVVPRYAPQALIDALDSEGITVLQGVPAMYARLLEAARGAWSPARTRLRFLYAGGSPLDPTLKAEVEQVFGQTLHNGYGMTESSPTISQTRVESPRRDTSVGPAIPGIELRIVDGEGMDVPEGQPGELWVRGPNVMKGYYREPELTADTMRPGGWLNTGDVARRDPDGALFIVGRTKELIIRSGFNVYPVEVEAALNSHPAVSQSAVVGRTVADGNEEVVAFVESDPSRTLDLAELQRYLAERLSPYKCPSQIVVMQAMPAAATGKVLKGLLKQQAQEMVPSSQAKGGK; this is encoded by the coding sequence ATGAACGCGCTGCTGGCCTCGCTGCCGCAGCGCCTGAGCGATATTCCCGCGCGCTGGGCCGCCCAGGCGCCCGAGGCGCCGGCGATCTCGCAGGGCGGCGTGGCGTGGTCGTGGCGCGAGCTGGCGCGGGCGGTCGACGACGGCGTGGCGCTGCTGCAAGGCCTCGCGGTGCGCCCGGGCGACCGGGTGATGATCGTCGGCGAGAACTGCGCGGCGCAGATCGCGCTGATCTTTGCCGCGGCGCGGCTCGATGCCTGGTCGGTGAATGTGAACGCGCGGCTGTCGCCGGGCGAGGTCGACGCCATCCGCGAACACTGCGGTGCGCGGCGGGCGATCTACACGGTGGCGGTGTCGCCCGACGCGGCGGCGCATGCCGACCGGCATGGCGCCGAGCGCACGGCCCAGCCGCTGCTCGGCGAGCTGGCGCTGGGCGCGCTGAACACTGCCTGCGATCCCGAGCCGGTCGCGGCCTCGGGTGCCGATCAGGTGGCGGCGCTGGTGTACACCACCGGCACCACCGGCCATCCCAAGGGCGTGATGCTGACGCATCGCAACCTGCTGTTCATCGCCGCGGTGTCGAGCCGGCTGCGCCAGCTGAGTCCGGCGGACCGGGTGTATGGCGTGCTGCCGATCTCGCATGTGTATGGCCTGGCCTCGGTGATGCTCGGCACGCTGTATGCCGGCGCCGCCCTGCATGTGGTGCCGCGCTATGCCCCGCAGGCGCTGATCGACGCGCTCGACAGCGAAGGCATCACGGTGCTGCAGGGCGTGCCGGCGATGTATGCGCGTCTGCTCGAAGCGGCGCGCGGCGCCTGGTCGCCGGCGCGCACGCGGCTGCGCTTCTTGTACGCCGGCGGTTCGCCGCTCGATCCGACGCTGAAGGCCGAGGTCGAGCAGGTGTTCGGCCAGACGCTGCACAACGGTTACGGCATGACCGAAAGCTCGCCGACCATCAGCCAGACCCGCGTCGAATCGCCGCGCCGCGACACCTCGGTGGGGCCGGCGATCCCCGGCATCGAGTTGCGCATCGTCGATGGCGAGGGCATGGATGTGCCCGAGGGGCAGCCCGGCGAGCTGTGGGTGCGCGGGCCGAACGTGATGAAGGGCTACTACCGCGAGCCGGAACTGACCGCCGACACCATGCGGCCGGGCGGCTGGCTCAACACCGGCGACGTGGCGCGGCGCGACCCCGACGGGGCGCTGTTCATCGTCGGGCGCACCAAGGAATTGATCATCCGCTCGGGTTTCAACGTCTATCCGGTCGAGGTCGAGGCCGCGTTGAACTCGCATCCGGCGGTGTCGCAGTCGGCGGTGGTGGGGCGCACGGTGGCCGACGGCAACGAGGAGGTGGTGGCCTTCGTCGAGTCCGACCCGTCGCGCACGCTCGATCTGGCCGAGCTGCAGCGTTACCTGGCCGAGCGGCTGTCGCCCTACAAGTGCCCGTCGCAGATCGTGGTGATGCAGGCCATGCCGGCGGCGGCCACCGGCAAGGTGTTGAAGGGCCTGCTCAAGCAGCAGGCGCAGGAGATGGTCCCGTCGTCGCAGGCGAAGGGTGGCAAGTGA
- a CDS encoding ABC transporter substrate-binding protein: MNRICSKIGVVAAALSLHAGGAFADEILVGAEIPLTGSLARVGAGMHEGISVAVEVFNKTNGKHTIKIVTADDESAPAKAIAAVEKLAGDGVVAITGGYGSNNIGPASDAANKLGLPYITSGGVAENLTERGYKTFFRINNTAGYQKAMVGLLETMKVKSASVVYSTKEATADLAKDVEKELAAKGVAVTLHAFDPAITDFKPIINKVRLQDKPEVIVMVGYENDYVGILRAAKVLKPTVKAMVGVWSLATPKMASDFPDLMPAVYGTALLPFPAEFQSEEGKRFADTYMKLYNKAPDYLGQFGYVQSMILFEAIARAADAGTLKKGGIAQELAKTDRQTLIGRVQFSDKGDNLNFVHRMGQHQDGKIAIVWPDDAATAKMNFPGVPW; encoded by the coding sequence ATGAATCGAATCTGCAGCAAGATCGGAGTGGTAGCGGCAGCCCTGTCGCTGCACGCGGGTGGTGCCTTCGCCGACGAGATCCTGGTGGGGGCGGAGATCCCGCTGACCGGCTCGCTGGCGCGCGTCGGCGCCGGCATGCACGAAGGCATCTCGGTGGCGGTCGAGGTCTTCAACAAGACCAACGGCAAGCACACCATCAAGATCGTCACCGCCGACGACGAATCGGCGCCGGCCAAGGCCATCGCGGCGGTCGAGAAACTGGCCGGCGACGGCGTGGTGGCGATCACCGGCGGCTACGGCTCGAACAACATCGGGCCGGCCTCCGACGCGGCGAACAAGCTGGGCCTGCCCTACATCACCTCCGGTGGCGTGGCCGAGAACCTGACCGAGCGCGGCTACAAGACCTTCTTCCGCATCAACAACACCGCCGGCTACCAGAAGGCCATGGTCGGCCTGCTCGAGACCATGAAGGTCAAGTCGGCCTCGGTGGTCTATTCGACCAAGGAAGCCACCGCCGACCTGGCCAAGGACGTGGAGAAGGAGCTGGCGGCCAAGGGCGTGGCGGTGACGCTGCACGCCTTCGACCCGGCGATCACCGACTTCAAGCCGATCATCAACAAGGTGCGCCTGCAGGACAAGCCGGAAGTGATCGTGATGGTCGGCTACGAGAACGACTATGTCGGCATCCTGCGTGCCGCCAAGGTGCTCAAGCCCACCGTCAAGGCGATGGTCGGCGTGTGGTCGCTGGCGACGCCGAAGATGGCCAGCGACTTCCCCGACTTGATGCCCGCGGTGTATGGCACGGCGCTGCTGCCGTTCCCCGCCGAGTTCCAGAGCGAGGAGGGCAAGCGCTTCGCCGATACCTACATGAAGCTCTACAACAAGGCGCCGGACTACCTCGGCCAGTTCGGCTACGTGCAGTCGATGATCCTCTTCGAGGCCATCGCGCGGGCCGCCGACGCCGGCACGCTGAAGAAGGGCGGCATCGCCCAGGAACTGGCCAAAACCGACCGTCAGACGCTGATCGGCCGCGTGCAGTTCAGCGACAAGGGGGACAACCTCAACTTCGTCCATCGCATGGGGCAGCACCAGGACGGCAAGATCGCCATCGTGTGGCCGGACGACGCGGCCACCGCCAAGATGAACTTCCCCGGCGTGCCCTGGTAA